A single region of the Phyllostomus discolor isolate MPI-MPIP mPhyDis1 chromosome 14, mPhyDis1.pri.v3, whole genome shotgun sequence genome encodes:
- the LOC114512060 gene encoding transmembrane epididymal protein 1-like, whose protein sequence is MGKFSGHIYPGLYLFSYGLHQATVVFKTRIVGDSLLNSSCPPGSKGRWARLWEISYGGWVKIVTGSLFTVYVVFCLDDGMVLMNRNVPPRFMYPKEWQHLTMFILLSLSGCADVTSKNLLPRRCVLLERGALVLTFHVLLMLFVSHVRDSTGVELQVHCLLIFVVFLLMLVLTVELWAPNAFALSLIETFLFLMMGSWLVQAGFILYRPVTGYPWQDNDTSDIMFVTTFFCWHTMTNALCLLGIYGISSFWHRRCSHNSKLTRSKLAPHCGSSEGPAYTLLPEVEHSEKDNQAQAHLLPESSP, encoded by the coding sequence ATGGGAAAGTTCAGTGGTCATATCTACCCAGGGCTATATCTTTTCTCTTATGGGTTGCATCAGGCAACAGTGGTCTTTAAGACCAGGATAGTCGGTGACTCTCTCCTGAATTCTTCCTGTCCTCCCGGGAGTAAGGGAAGATGGGCCAGGCTGTGGGAAATATCCTATGGAGGTTGGGTGAAGATAGTCACTGGCTCCCTCTTCACGGTTTATGTGGTCTTCTGTCTTGATGATGGGATGGTATTGATGAACAGGAACGTGCCACCGAGATTCATGTACCCCAAAGAGTGGCAGCACCTCACCATGTTCATCCTCCTCAGCCTCAGTGGCTGTGCGGATGTCACGAGCAAGAACCTGCTGCCTCGGAGGTGTGTGCTCCTAGAAAGAGGTGCCCTGGTGCTGACCTTCCACGTGCTCCTGATGCTGTTTGTGTCACACGTTCGAGACTCAACAGGGGTAGAGCTGCAGGTGCACTGTCTACTCATCTTTGTGGTGTTCCTGCTGATGCTGGTGTTGACCGTGGAGCTGTGGGCTCCCAACGCGTTTGCCCTCTCACTGATTGAGACCTTTCTGTTTCTGATGATGGGCTCCTGGCTGGTGCAGGCCGGCTTTATTCTGTACAGACCAGTCACTGGCTATCCATGGCAAGATAATGACACCAGTGACATCATGTTTGTCACCACCTTCTTCTGCTGGCACACGATGACCAATGCCTTGTGCCTGTTGGGAATCTATGGCATCTCTTCCTTTTGGCACCGTCGTTGCAGTCACAACTCGAAGCTGACCAGGTCCAAATTAGCGCCACACTGCGGGAGCAGTGAAGGACCCGCCTACACATTGCTGCCAGAAGTGGAGCACTCAGAGAAGGACAACCAGGCTCAGGCTCATCTCCTCCCAGAGAGCTCACCCTGA